One window of the Misgurnus anguillicaudatus chromosome 8, ASM2758022v2, whole genome shotgun sequence genome contains the following:
- the chchd6b gene encoding coiled-coil-helix-coiled-coil-helix domain containing 6b isoform X2: MGAGDSRSVSYGLDQEENVTVLQGVKLSNDVFQRMRQSGPSPEKPASPKPESAKSNPGSARPSSSERQEELRRRFEREQALVQDELARISRIERETAGEDLRTMNREELKSTQDLARQLRKKEDELQHLAEYYKEQLQLMDKKNSDFYQQSLQMYSQDAVKTESTVRSCNISPICSELQSEVLNCYRENKHQTLHCSQLARQYIDCINSSKKLKRREEDGQGGCSHGNTGGGR; the protein is encoded by the exons ATGGGAGCCGGTGACAGCAGATCTGTGTCATACGGTCTGGATCAGGAAGAAAACGTCACTGTTCTGCAGGGAGTTAAG TTATCAAATGATGTTTTTCAACGGATGAGACAGTCTGGACCATCTCCAGAGAAACCAGCATCACCAAAACCAGAAAGTGCCAAATCTAACCCAG GATCTGCTAGACCATCTTCATCTGAGAGGCAAGAGGAACTTAGAAGAAG GTTTGAGAGAGAACAGGCTTTGGTCCAGGATGAGCTGGCTCGCATCAGCCgtatagagagagagactgcAGGTGAAGATTTGAGAACGATGAACCGAGAAGAACTGAAGAGCACTCAAGATCTG GCCCGACAGCTGAGAAAGAAAGAAGATGAATTACAACATCTGGCAGAATATTACAAGGAGCAGCTACAACTGATGGATAAAAAG AATTCAGATTTCTACCAGCAGAGTCTACAGATGTACAGCCAAGACGCAGTTAAAACAGAGAGCACTGTTAG GTCTTGTAACATCAGTCCCATCTGCTCTGAGCTTCAGTCTGAGGTGTTAAACTGCTACAGAGAAAACAAACATCAAACCCTTCACTGTTCACAGCTGGCCAGACAATACATCGACTGCATCAACTCATCCAAGaag CTGAAGCGCAGGGAGGAAGATGGCCAGGGTGGCTGTAGTCATGGCAACACTGGTGGAGGCAGATGA
- the chchd6b gene encoding coiled-coil-helix-coiled-coil-helix domain containing 6b isoform X1, giving the protein MGAGDSRSVSYGLDQEENVTVLQGVKLSNDVFQRMRQSGPSPEKPASPKPESAKSNPGSARPSSSERQEELRRRFEREQALVQDELARISRIERETAGEDLRTMNREELKSTQDLPAELCFRARQLRKKEDELQHLAEYYKEQLQLMDKKNSDFYQQSLQMYSQDAVKTESTVRSCNISPICSELQSEVLNCYRENKHQTLHCSQLARQYIDCINSSKKLKRREEDGQGGCSHGNTGGGR; this is encoded by the exons ATGGGAGCCGGTGACAGCAGATCTGTGTCATACGGTCTGGATCAGGAAGAAAACGTCACTGTTCTGCAGGGAGTTAAG TTATCAAATGATGTTTTTCAACGGATGAGACAGTCTGGACCATCTCCAGAGAAACCAGCATCACCAAAACCAGAAAGTGCCAAATCTAACCCAG GATCTGCTAGACCATCTTCATCTGAGAGGCAAGAGGAACTTAGAAGAAG GTTTGAGAGAGAACAGGCTTTGGTCCAGGATGAGCTGGCTCGCATCAGCCgtatagagagagagactgcAGGTGAAGATTTGAGAACGATGAACCGAGAAGAACTGAAGAGCACTCAAGATCTG CCAGCAGAGTTGTGTTTTCGG GCCCGACAGCTGAGAAAGAAAGAAGATGAATTACAACATCTGGCAGAATATTACAAGGAGCAGCTACAACTGATGGATAAAAAG AATTCAGATTTCTACCAGCAGAGTCTACAGATGTACAGCCAAGACGCAGTTAAAACAGAGAGCACTGTTAG GTCTTGTAACATCAGTCCCATCTGCTCTGAGCTTCAGTCTGAGGTGTTAAACTGCTACAGAGAAAACAAACATCAAACCCTTCACTGTTCACAGCTGGCCAGACAATACATCGACTGCATCAACTCATCCAAGaag CTGAAGCGCAGGGAGGAAGATGGCCAGGGTGGCTGTAGTCATGGCAACACTGGTGGAGGCAGATGA
- the chchd6b gene encoding coiled-coil-helix-coiled-coil-helix domain containing 6b isoform X3 has protein sequence MGAGDSRSVSYGLDQEENVTVLQGVKLSNDVFQRMRQSGPSPEKPASPKPESAKSNPGSARPSSSERQEELRRRFEREQALVQDELARISRIERETAGEDLRTMNREELKSTQDLPAELCFRARQLRKKEDELQHLAEYYKEQLQLMDKKNSDFYQQSLQMYSQDAVKTESTVRSCNISPICSELQSEVLNCYRENKHQTLHCSQLARQYIDCINSSKKNVLVNDG, from the exons ATGGGAGCCGGTGACAGCAGATCTGTGTCATACGGTCTGGATCAGGAAGAAAACGTCACTGTTCTGCAGGGAGTTAAG TTATCAAATGATGTTTTTCAACGGATGAGACAGTCTGGACCATCTCCAGAGAAACCAGCATCACCAAAACCAGAAAGTGCCAAATCTAACCCAG GATCTGCTAGACCATCTTCATCTGAGAGGCAAGAGGAACTTAGAAGAAG GTTTGAGAGAGAACAGGCTTTGGTCCAGGATGAGCTGGCTCGCATCAGCCgtatagagagagagactgcAGGTGAAGATTTGAGAACGATGAACCGAGAAGAACTGAAGAGCACTCAAGATCTG CCAGCAGAGTTGTGTTTTCGG GCCCGACAGCTGAGAAAGAAAGAAGATGAATTACAACATCTGGCAGAATATTACAAGGAGCAGCTACAACTGATGGATAAAAAG AATTCAGATTTCTACCAGCAGAGTCTACAGATGTACAGCCAAGACGCAGTTAAAACAGAGAGCACTGTTAG GTCTTGTAACATCAGTCCCATCTGCTCTGAGCTTCAGTCTGAGGTGTTAAACTGCTACAGAGAAAACAAACATCAAACCCTTCACTGTTCACAGCTGGCCAGACAATACATCGACTGCATCAACTCATCCAAGaag AACGTACTGGTGAACGATGGATGA
- the chchd6b gene encoding coiled-coil-helix-coiled-coil-helix domain containing 6b isoform X4, translating into MGAGDSRSVSYGLDQEENVTVLQGVKLSNDVFQRMRQSGPSPEKPASPKPESAKSNPGSARPSSSERQEELRRRFEREQALVQDELARISRIERETAGEDLRTMNREELKSTQDLARQLRKKEDELQHLAEYYKEQLQLMDKKNSDFYQQSLQMYSQDAVKTESTVRSCNISPICSELQSEVLNCYRENKHQTLHCSQLARQYIDCINSSKKNVLVNDG; encoded by the exons ATGGGAGCCGGTGACAGCAGATCTGTGTCATACGGTCTGGATCAGGAAGAAAACGTCACTGTTCTGCAGGGAGTTAAG TTATCAAATGATGTTTTTCAACGGATGAGACAGTCTGGACCATCTCCAGAGAAACCAGCATCACCAAAACCAGAAAGTGCCAAATCTAACCCAG GATCTGCTAGACCATCTTCATCTGAGAGGCAAGAGGAACTTAGAAGAAG GTTTGAGAGAGAACAGGCTTTGGTCCAGGATGAGCTGGCTCGCATCAGCCgtatagagagagagactgcAGGTGAAGATTTGAGAACGATGAACCGAGAAGAACTGAAGAGCACTCAAGATCTG GCCCGACAGCTGAGAAAGAAAGAAGATGAATTACAACATCTGGCAGAATATTACAAGGAGCAGCTACAACTGATGGATAAAAAG AATTCAGATTTCTACCAGCAGAGTCTACAGATGTACAGCCAAGACGCAGTTAAAACAGAGAGCACTGTTAG GTCTTGTAACATCAGTCCCATCTGCTCTGAGCTTCAGTCTGAGGTGTTAAACTGCTACAGAGAAAACAAACATCAAACCCTTCACTGTTCACAGCTGGCCAGACAATACATCGACTGCATCAACTCATCCAAGaag AACGTACTGGTGAACGATGGATGA